Proteins encoded by one window of Nocardioides euryhalodurans:
- a CDS encoding phospholipase D-like domain-containing protein yields the protein MFLRRVGICLAAAMLASLLQVATVSSPAAAARGFTPQPGVTFNSAIGSEAKRRQVITKIIKTIKATPRREEIRIMTWNLQSTAAVDAMLRAQRRNVRVQLLMARTNAVRIENESFRRLQRGLKRGNRGRPADRRSWARLCGGSCRGENGTAHAKFYLFSKSGRARNVLIQGSANLTAASAHNQWNDIYTTTRRSGPYGFTRKIFTQMAKDRPVRPPYASWQNNGEKLAFFPGVGRRSGDPVMQLLNKVRCRGATNTASGRTRIRIVPDVIREQRGMELGRKVRRLWLDGCDIRIGYTVIGKDVSRMLRAPSRRGPVPLRHMVEDVNGDGQFDNYFHMKAMTIVGNVGGRRANHVVLNGSSNWSTVADRSDENIGVYWRKGLTNRYQEHIIYWLRHFDRRNAAAAAADSPLARTTAAQGGLTDDGLLFGTGPVNGVDPYANVDMD from the coding sequence ATGTTTCTCAGGCGAGTAGGCATCTGCCTGGCCGCAGCCATGCTGGCGTCCCTGCTGCAGGTGGCGACCGTGTCGTCACCGGCCGCCGCCGCGCGGGGGTTCACCCCCCAACCGGGCGTGACGTTCAACAGCGCCATCGGCAGCGAGGCGAAGCGTCGTCAGGTGATCACCAAGATCATCAAGACGATCAAGGCGACGCCGCGCCGCGAGGAGATCCGGATCATGACCTGGAACCTCCAGTCCACGGCCGCGGTCGACGCGATGCTGCGCGCCCAGCGGCGCAACGTCCGGGTGCAGCTGCTGATGGCGCGGACCAACGCGGTCCGGATCGAGAACGAGAGCTTCCGGCGGCTCCAGCGCGGCCTCAAGCGTGGCAACCGCGGCCGCCCGGCCGACCGGAGGAGCTGGGCCCGGCTCTGCGGCGGCTCCTGCCGCGGCGAGAACGGCACCGCCCACGCCAAGTTCTACCTCTTCTCGAAGTCCGGTCGCGCCCGCAACGTGCTGATCCAGGGCTCCGCCAACCTGACCGCGGCCTCGGCCCACAACCAGTGGAACGACATCTACACCACGACCCGCCGCAGCGGCCCCTACGGCTTCACCCGCAAGATCTTCACCCAGATGGCGAAGGACCGCCCGGTGCGGCCGCCGTACGCCTCGTGGCAGAACAACGGCGAGAAGCTCGCCTTCTTCCCGGGCGTGGGCCGTCGCAGCGGTGATCCCGTGATGCAGCTGCTCAACAAGGTGCGCTGCCGCGGCGCGACCAACACCGCGTCCGGCCGCACCCGGATCCGGATCGTCCCTGACGTGATCCGCGAGCAGCGCGGCATGGAGCTCGGCCGCAAGGTGCGTCGGCTCTGGCTCGACGGCTGCGACATCCGGATCGGCTACACCGTCATCGGGAAGGACGTCAGCCGGATGCTCCGGGCGCCGAGCCGGCGTGGCCCCGTCCCGCTGCGCCACATGGTCGAGGACGTCAACGGTGACGGCCAGTTCGACAACTACTTCCACATGAAGGCCATGACGATCGTGGGCAACGTCGGCGGTCGCCGCGCCAACCACGTGGTCCTCAACGGCTCGTCCAACTGGTCCACCGTCGCCGACCGCTCCGACGAGAACATCGGCGTCTACTGGCGCAAGGGCCTGACCAACCGCTACCAGGAGCACATCATCTACTGGCTGCGCCACTTCGACCGGCGCAACGCTGCCGCGGCAGCGGCGGACTCCCCGCTGGCCCGCACCACGGCCGCGCAGGGCGGACTGACCGACGACGGGCTCCTGTTCGGCACCGGCCCGGTCAACGGGGTCGACCCGTACGCCAACGTCGACATGGACTGA
- a CDS encoding class I SAM-dependent methyltransferase, with product MESSLRVRRVDERGVAVSRAEDRPVDVLFDGQRVWSFRVVRDTRNHGLRGRLAPWPRPLVRYLDGRARVVVRDASSGEVHFDDEVRFGSSEERVSVINREGIALGVDKSGRLVPTFETRGAEDISALVTATLAVLEAVAEGGVRPFVGYGTLLGAVREGGVLGHDSDADIAYVSEHHTPVDVIRESFRLQRQVRQRGFETVRYSGAAFKVLVREADGFRRGIDVFAGFLDEGRLYLMGEVGVPFEEEWLYPLGTASFEGAEVPVPARPERLLEAMYGPGWRHPDPAFKFETPRGVTKALNDWFRGLRPGFNDWQRRYSVRKRRPVTRGPAHLAKLAHEEAVRTGATVLDVGAGKGPDAWWLASKGVPVVAYEFVPFALDGVAAQAREGDRPLEVRHLNLTDTRSVFYEGARLARRPGPRIVLAQHVLDATTPVGRDSFARLCSMALRDGGTVYAQFHTGPTTSEVEWANGVDPEVVADLLRKAGAREVTLTEHGRGGAQHPVVRVVAEW from the coding sequence GTGGAGAGCTCCCTGCGCGTGCGTCGCGTCGACGAGCGCGGCGTGGCGGTGAGCAGGGCCGAGGACCGCCCGGTCGACGTCCTCTTCGACGGCCAGCGCGTGTGGTCGTTCCGGGTGGTGCGCGACACCCGGAACCACGGGCTCAGGGGGCGTCTCGCCCCCTGGCCCAGGCCGCTGGTTCGCTACCTCGACGGCCGTGCCAGGGTCGTGGTCCGCGACGCGTCGTCCGGTGAGGTCCACTTCGACGACGAGGTCCGCTTCGGCAGCTCCGAGGAGCGCGTCAGCGTGATCAACCGCGAGGGCATCGCCCTGGGGGTCGACAAGTCGGGGCGGCTGGTGCCGACCTTCGAGACCCGGGGCGCCGAGGACATCTCGGCCCTGGTCACCGCCACCCTCGCGGTGCTCGAGGCCGTCGCCGAGGGCGGTGTGCGCCCGTTCGTCGGCTACGGCACCCTGCTGGGTGCGGTTCGCGAGGGCGGGGTCCTCGGTCACGACAGCGATGCCGACATCGCCTACGTCAGCGAGCACCACACCCCGGTCGACGTGATCCGGGAGTCCTTCCGGCTGCAGCGGCAGGTGCGGCAGCGCGGCTTCGAGACCGTCCGCTACAGCGGTGCCGCCTTCAAGGTGCTGGTGCGCGAGGCCGACGGCTTCCGGCGCGGCATCGACGTCTTTGCCGGCTTCCTCGACGAGGGGCGCCTCTACCTCATGGGCGAGGTGGGGGTGCCGTTCGAGGAGGAGTGGCTCTACCCCCTCGGCACCGCCTCGTTCGAGGGCGCCGAGGTCCCGGTTCCGGCCCGGCCCGAGCGACTCCTCGAGGCGATGTACGGCCCGGGCTGGCGCCACCCCGACCCCGCCTTCAAGTTCGAGACGCCACGGGGGGTCACCAAGGCCCTCAACGACTGGTTCCGCGGACTGCGCCCCGGGTTCAACGACTGGCAGCGCCGCTACTCCGTGCGCAAGCGCCGTCCCGTCACGCGTGGGCCGGCCCACCTGGCCAAGCTCGCCCACGAGGAGGCGGTCCGTACGGGCGCGACGGTCCTCGACGTCGGTGCCGGCAAGGGCCCCGACGCGTGGTGGCTCGCCAGCAAGGGCGTCCCGGTGGTGGCCTACGAGTTCGTCCCGTTCGCACTCGACGGGGTCGCGGCCCAGGCTCGCGAGGGGGACCGGCCGCTCGAGGTCCGTCACCTCAACCTGACCGACACCCGCAGCGTCTTCTACGAGGGCGCCCGGCTCGCCCGTCGGCCGGGGCCCCGGATCGTGCTCGCCCAGCACGTCCTCGACGCGACCACGCCGGTCGGCCGTGACTCGTTCGCGCGGCTCTGCTCGATGGCACTGCGCGACGGCGGCACCGTCTACGCGCAGTTCCACACCGGCCCCACCACCAGCGAGGTGGAGTGGGCCAACGGGGTCGACCCGGAGGTGGTCGCCGACCTGCTGCGCAAGGCGGGCGCGCGGGAAGTGACGCTCACCGAGCACGGGCGGGGCGGTGCGCAGCACCCGGTCGTCCGAGTCGTGGCAGAGTGGTGA
- a CDS encoding DUF1003 domain-containing protein — MAEPRRNRLDTPTDVRRPLVRRPAYDADAFGSFAEQFARFMGTARFLIYMTLFVTVWLVWNWATPEQWAWDAYPFIFLTLMLSLQASYAAPLILLAQNRQEDRDRVIAERDRQANARAHADMEFLAREVASLRMAIGEVATRDYVRSEIRALLAELEELRQTGPRKDGE, encoded by the coding sequence ATGGCTGAGCCGCGTCGCAACCGCCTCGACACGCCGACCGACGTCCGCCGGCCGCTCGTGCGCCGGCCGGCGTACGACGCCGACGCCTTCGGCTCGTTCGCCGAGCAGTTCGCCCGCTTCATGGGCACCGCCCGGTTCCTCATCTACATGACGCTCTTCGTCACGGTGTGGCTGGTGTGGAACTGGGCCACCCCCGAGCAGTGGGCCTGGGACGCCTACCCGTTCATCTTCCTCACCCTGATGCTGAGCCTGCAGGCGTCGTACGCCGCCCCGCTCATCCTGCTGGCCCAGAACCGTCAGGAGGACCGCGACCGGGTGATCGCCGAGCGCGACCGGCAGGCCAACGCGCGCGCCCACGCCGACATGGAGTTCCTCGCCCGCGAGGTGGCGTCACTGCGGATGGCGATCGGCGAGGTGGCAACCCGTGACTACGTCCGCTCGGAGATCCGCGCCCTGCTCGCCGAGCTCGAGGAGCTGCGCCAGACCGGCCCCCGGAAGGACGGCGAGTGA
- a CDS encoding magnesium transporter MgtE N-terminal domain-containing protein — MSNATPTRVYVARLVGLPIFDPQGDQVGKVRDLVAAVRSEVNQPRVLGLVAEVLGRRRIFVPMTRVTNIDSGQVYTTGLLNMRRFEQRPTETLVVGQMLDRSVTVPGTDVRGAVYDVGMEQARNRDWVLSRVAVQEPGSTFRRRGQTHVFEWREVDGLTRRDERQGATHLIAQLAEMKPADAASVIHDLPAERRTAVVAAMDDERLADVLEELPEEDQVEIVGNLDSERAADVLEEMSADDAADLIADLPPETAARLLGLMESEDAEDVRRLMSYAEETAGGMMTPEPVILGPDATVADALAHVRNPDLPVSLAAVVYVCRQPLETPTGRLLGCAHIQRLLREPPSSLAAAAIDPALDALRPQATIDQVAAHLATYNLVAAPVVDEAGRLLGAVTVDDLLDHMLPENWRDHEAGGTHG, encoded by the coding sequence ATGAGCAACGCCACCCCCACGCGCGTCTACGTCGCCCGGCTCGTCGGCCTGCCGATCTTCGACCCGCAGGGCGACCAGGTGGGCAAGGTCCGCGACCTGGTCGCCGCGGTGCGCTCCGAGGTCAACCAGCCGCGGGTGCTCGGCCTGGTCGCCGAGGTGCTCGGTCGGCGGCGCATCTTCGTCCCCATGACCCGTGTCACCAACATCGACAGCGGGCAGGTCTACACGACCGGTCTGCTCAACATGCGCCGCTTCGAGCAGCGCCCGACCGAGACGCTCGTGGTGGGCCAGATGCTCGACCGCTCGGTGACCGTCCCCGGGACCGACGTACGAGGCGCGGTCTACGACGTCGGGATGGAGCAGGCGCGCAACCGCGACTGGGTGCTGTCCCGCGTGGCCGTCCAGGAGCCGGGGAGCACCTTCCGCCGGCGTGGCCAGACCCATGTCTTCGAGTGGCGGGAGGTCGACGGCCTGACCCGGCGCGACGAGAGGCAGGGCGCCACCCACCTGATCGCCCAGCTCGCCGAGATGAAGCCCGCGGACGCGGCCAGCGTCATCCACGACCTGCCGGCCGAGCGGCGTACGGCCGTGGTCGCGGCCATGGACGACGAGCGCCTCGCCGACGTGCTGGAGGAGCTGCCCGAGGAGGACCAGGTCGAGATCGTCGGCAACCTCGACTCCGAGCGTGCCGCCGACGTGCTCGAGGAGATGTCGGCCGACGACGCGGCCGACCTGATCGCCGACCTGCCGCCCGAGACGGCCGCACGACTGCTGGGGCTGATGGAGTCCGAGGACGCCGAGGACGTGCGCCGGCTGATGTCCTACGCCGAGGAGACCGCCGGCGGCATGATGACGCCCGAGCCGGTGATCCTCGGCCCCGACGCGACCGTGGCAGACGCGCTCGCCCACGTCCGCAACCCCGACCTGCCCGTCTCGCTGGCTGCGGTCGTCTACGTCTGCCGGCAGCCGCTCGAGACGCCGACCGGCCGGCTGCTCGGCTGCGCCCACATCCAGCGGCTGCTGCGCGAGCCACCCTCCTCGCTGGCCGCCGCGGCGATCGATCCTGCCCTCGACGCGCTGCGGCCCCAGGCCACGATCGACCAGGTGGCCGCCCACCTGGCGACCTACAACCTGGTCGCCGCACCGGTCGTCGACGAGGCGGGCCGCCTGCTCGGCGCGGTCACCGTCGACGACCTGCTCGACCACATGCTGCCGGAGAACTGGCGCGACCACGAGGCGGGTGGGACCCATGGCTGA
- a CDS encoding endonuclease/exonuclease/phosphatase family protein, which produces MRGRRIDVLLTVALVVVLVGAGLGIAFLGTAPAPDVVAPEPETPASTAPSSPTATTPPPATPTGRSRPPRPTRPPVMPSATASVCPELTAEGSVLRVLSYNVHSGRGVDGRLDVARIAGLLRQWDVDVALLQEVDRGRRASRYVDMPAILARQTGMDLAYGVNWRPNGGEYGVATLSRFPIVEQRNTLLPNAPGYQQRGLLRADIDVAGTTISTYNTHLENKSQLMRLRQVSASRRIVAQTRHPVILGGDLNSQPGSPMLGVLRSFVSDAWDVAGRGPGLTVPLRNPRLRVDYVMYSPPLEATSAQVLSSSASNHRAVLADLVLPGDSTAICVPDLTGPVPGNGPDRGRSGPAR; this is translated from the coding sequence GTGAGGGGCCGCAGGATCGACGTCCTGCTGACCGTCGCGCTCGTCGTGGTGCTGGTCGGCGCGGGCCTCGGCATCGCGTTCCTCGGCACGGCGCCGGCCCCCGACGTGGTGGCGCCCGAGCCGGAGACCCCGGCGTCCACGGCTCCGTCCTCGCCGACCGCCACCACTCCCCCGCCGGCGACCCCCACCGGCCGCAGCCGTCCCCCCCGGCCGACCCGGCCGCCCGTGATGCCCTCGGCGACCGCGAGCGTGTGTCCCGAGCTCACCGCGGAGGGAAGCGTGCTGCGGGTGCTCAGCTACAACGTGCACTCCGGCCGCGGGGTCGACGGCCGCCTCGACGTGGCCCGGATCGCCGGACTGCTCCGGCAGTGGGACGTCGACGTGGCCCTGCTGCAGGAGGTCGACCGCGGCCGCCGGGCCAGCCGTTACGTCGACATGCCGGCCATCCTGGCCCGGCAGACCGGCATGGACCTCGCCTACGGGGTGAACTGGCGACCCAACGGCGGTGAGTACGGCGTCGCCACCCTGTCGCGGTTCCCGATCGTGGAGCAGCGCAACACCCTGCTCCCCAACGCGCCCGGCTACCAGCAGCGAGGCCTGCTGCGGGCCGACATCGACGTGGCGGGCACCACCATCAGCACCTACAACACCCACCTGGAGAACAAGTCGCAGCTGATGCGGCTGCGCCAGGTGTCGGCGAGCCGTCGCATCGTCGCCCAGACCAGGCACCCCGTGATCCTCGGCGGCGACCTCAACTCGCAGCCCGGATCGCCGATGCTGGGGGTGCTCCGCAGCTTCGTCTCCGACGCGTGGGACGTCGCCGGACGCGGGCCCGGGCTGACGGTCCCGCTCCGAAACCCGCGGCTGCGCGTCGACTACGTGATGTACTCCCCGCCGCTGGAGGCGACCAGCGCGCAGGTGCTGTCCTCCTCCGCCTCCAACCACCGTGCCGTCCTCGCGGACCTGGTGCTCCCGGGGGACAGCACCGCGATCTGTGTGCCGGACCTCACGGGGCCGGTACCGGGCAACGGTCCCGATCGTGGTCGTTCTGGCCCTGCTCGTTAG